The stretch of DNA taggataAAATGTTTGGTAGAGataaaaatctaacaaaaataaatttatattaatatatcttttaatacgatacattaaattgtaaaatattttttatcaaaaaattgaTCAATTGCATTAAGTAATATAATTGTATAAGTTAATCTACAAGATCTATAGGTAAATCTAGCACTTCTTTCTCATAAATTAATAGTATGAACACGTagttattataatattatttatcacatgaaaaattatattaaaaattattaaatcataCTATCATCTCTCTCTTATTAAAATTTTGCGTTGAAAATAAGAATTATTGTGATATTTGATGAGCAAGATCACATCATCACATAGAAGGATTGAGTGATATAAGACGATGTACATAATTCTTTATGTTAGAAAGCACAGTGGAAAATACTTCAAGCACAACTTACTAAGTTGCTCTACAAGTTTATCCAATTTAGCAAACCTCAAGCGTCTCATCTTAGTGGCagagtgtactacgtagtatagaTTAGAATAATACACAATACATCCACAACCTAAATACTATTTTAAGATAgaacaaaagaagagagagtTTTGTGTTTTCGAATGATGCAAAAAACTAATTGAGAGGGGTTATATATAGCTCATCCCACACGGCTAGCTTTAAATGTTAGTCTTGAATTGCCATTTAAATGGtaaaagccatgcgttacacacaGGAgaggaggggtcagccccacgtgggcgcccctccatttAACATCTtccactcgcacacagtgggcatgaccctAGGTCtacatctctctaatgttctcaatctcGTTCATACAAGTAAATAAGCTATGCAACCACCAAGCACATTTATACAAGAAAGGTGGGAGTACTATACCAAATATCTCCCTGAGAAGACCTGTATAGTAACATCTCTAATATGTCTTGTCATGTTCTAGACTTATTCGATCGTATCagatcaagcattttcaaaccatcttgagtttaaaaaactcaaaataataatttactacctccaaatcattttaatgtgttcacaaccttagTCGCTACCAATGTATAGTGTCATAGTTCAACGTCGGTAAACACAATTAAGGATACGATGTCGAATAGACTTCCATTTGCCCTCATATCATTCAACTTTGATTGAACCACTTTCtcagcaatgcctctttagaccgtatcaatcatgaCCATAGACAGCATGCTAAAatagcaaacatcacaacctcTATCTTATAACAtagtcaaaaataaataaatgacacttaaaaaatatgagactcgcacaataagaaagaaaataaccATTTACTCACTTTCTCATTTGGTCGAATAAGCATATATAGTATGAATACATGCTACAGTagatttctctttcttaaatagcatatgtctatatcaacaccgtacagatcttagtctagccaCTTCTTAAGCATCTAACATGAGCTCCTCCATTTGCTTGCCTCTAAGGCATCAAAAAGAATATCGCATCTGACTAACCACAtgctacatggatggtggggtaactCATGCATAGTCCTCCCaatagacctcatcttagctcccactaaagTGACGTAGatttgtgtcaaccaacttacCTCTTTGGACAATTACCTAGGAACACAATATCTCATCTCTACATGCTACCCTAGTGCTAGAGGCAATCGCTCTTGTGAGTGAGCCAATCTAAGTCTGttgacatatcttttgtgtGTGTATTAGAAAAACAATACGACAAAGataagaactgaatcatattatattaatatctcaaataaaAGGTTACATCTCAATGTCAATGTCacttgaaacacaaattacatttacaatctACGCAGTCCTAAATTCCTAATATGAGCCTAAAAAGCATCTCTTACTATAGGCTTTGTTAAGGGATCAGTAACTATGCAACTCATAGAAAGGTATTTCGGAACCACTTCCTTTTCCACTATCATGTCTCTAgtgtagtgatatctgatatctgatatatatgtgtttggttctttcatgatactttgagtccttagcatatgtgAGAGCTGCCATGCTATTGCAAAATATCGTCACTAGATCTGAAGTATTCGTGTCAATGTCTAAATACTTGAGGAATCTCCGTAACCAAACAACTTATTGAACTGCTACtgaacaagctatgtattccatctccatggtggataagactatacagggttgtttcttACTGATCCATGTAATGGCGTCATTGTTTAACAAAAAGACATACCCAGTAGTTGATTTGCGCTCGTCTAGATCACTTCCCTAATCAGCATCGCTTTAACCTCTCAGCAGCAAATCCGAACCTTGATAGCACAATATATAGTCCGCAGTTTCCTTGAGATATCTCATAATCCTCTTGACTGTTTTCTAGTGAGCTAGTACGGGGTTAGATTGGAACCTACTCACCAAActaactgcatagcatatgtctgGCCGAGTACGcatcattgcatacatcaggatacccacaacattagcataagggacacgaaccatctttttcatttctctttgagtcttaggacaaaACTCTTTGGACAAGTTCCCGATTCTCGTAATAGGGGTGTCATTGGGTTTACATTCACTCATTTGGAAGCGCTCGAGAACTTTCCTAATGTAAGTCCATTGGGACAAACATAAAAGTttctttgagcgatctctgtagatcttaactcccaaaatatattatgtcttgcccatatccttcatctcaaaattgaagaatAACTATTCTTTTGTGacgactatcaaccctttattatttccaaccagtagtatgtcgtcaatatataataacaacataatgaaactatTCTTCGACCTTTTGACATATACATAATGGTCCTCCGTGgtcatcgtaaacccattcgagacAATGGCTCGATAGAATTTGAGATatcattgtctagatgattgttttaggccatatataaatcgtttgagcttgcacactttgcactcttGACTTTGATCACAAAGCTCGtgggttgatccatatagagcTTCTCATCTAGTTTTCCATCGAGAAATGTTGTCTTAAATTCCATCTGGtggagttccaaatccatgtatGCTACTATAactagaatcaggcgaattgaggcaaacctcaccactgggGAAAAAGTTTTCTCATAGTCTATACACTCTTGTTGGGTATACCATTTCACCACTAAGCGAGTTTTGTACCTTTCTATTGATTCATCCGACTTGCGCTTGACCTTTAGAAcacatttgttcccaatagccTTGCGCCTTGACGGTAGATCTACCAGATCTCAGACTTGATTTATCCTCATAGACTCTATCTCATCTTTTAGTGCTTTCATCCATTCATCTTTAGTAGAAGACGAGATAGCCTCTTGAATTGTTCTAGGCTCATCATCATCTTGCGAAactaccataaaagcttccccttcaatctcaaaacgacgacgaGGAACACTTTCACGCCTACTTCTACACGGTTGAGGCTGTTGTAGTTCATATACAAATTGTGTGCTCCTACTCAGAGACAAGTCACTTTCAcaatttgtaggagcttgaggaatttcttcctcattctcaactaaaccTTCTGGAGCGCCTTCCTCTTGACCCACAATCCCATGGAGTTCCAAattcctatcaacctcaccctTACTTGGAAACTCATCCTCAATGAAATctacatctcgtgactcaatctcagtaatagttccatcagattgttcacctattagcACATAGCCTTTTGAGTattctgagtaccttataaagatacacttctttcCTAAGGTCTAACTTCCCATATTTATGAGAAACAtcgtgaacaaaacccgttAAACtccatggccgcaagttactcaaattgggtttctcgtcggtccatagttcatataaAGTAGAAGATACTGATTTGGAaggcactcggttaagaataTAGGCATCAATCAACAATAtatccccccaaaaagaaattggtaggtttgcttgcgccgTCATCGGtctaaccatctcaagcagtgtttGATTTCTCCTTTCTACCACGCTATTTTGCTGTAGCGTACTTGGCATCGTCAACCGTATTTTGATTCATCTTTCATCACAGaaccttttaaattgctcagagagatattctcatCTTCGGTCggttcttaaaatttttaagcTCTTGTCTAGTTAATTCTCAACTATTCTGAGATATCGCCTAAAGCActccaatgcttcagacttatgggaAATTAAGTAGACATGTCCATAACgtaaaaaatcatctataaatgtgatgaagtaaaCACCTTCGTGTCTTACCCTCACAATCATTGGGCCACAAATGTCTAAGTGGACTAATTGTAATGAAAAAGATGCCCTAGTGACTTTTCCAAACAATTTTCTCTTGGTTTTTCTCATaagacaatgttcacatgtgagcaagatgaccttagcgagatttCCTATCATACATTCTCTAGTTAACCgagtcattctatcttgccctatatggccaagcctagtatgtcatttatatgaatccaaattatcatatgcagaaagaaaagcaatagactcattcatatttgaataatccaaatccaatatcaTAAAGCcgtatgataaaaaaaaatcataaaatacatTGCCCAGATAAAAGGAAACACCATTGTTTTCAAATGCAATTCAAAAACTAAGTCTTAATAAAgtaactaaagaaaataagtttCGTCGGATATTTGGAGCGTATAGCACATCATGGAGAAATAGAGTGCGACCACCCCAcaagtccagcttgtaggtaccaagtcccagcACCTCCACACTAGCTctattccccaccttgatatcacgatTCTCAGCTGAAATCCGACAATACTCCACAAAACCAACTCGATCTCATTCTATCATGTGTTTGAttgctcctgaatcaacagtccacacagaATAGGAATGAACAACTATCAcgtggctagttacaaaaataatacaagaaaagttagagtgtaccttcttcggctccATGCAAGCACGAGCGAAGTGGCATTTCTTTCTAtagttgaagcactctaattttgacttgttctttCCGCTCTTTCTCCTCTTActgcgctgagaagttcctgacatttttttaacttttccagCAGCTACCTCTATCTTGGACTTCTTACGCTTAGGCTTAGATGCCTTGCGCGAACCAGACTCAACCATATAGGCCGAATGTTTGGGCTTAAtagcctctaggcgctcagctTCCAACTCCAAGTGACGcaagacatcatcaaagtctttaaTATTCTCACTATGTGTCAAattctggctcatattctccaAAAAATTCGGTAGTGATCgtatcactgcctggacttgttGTTCATCTGTCAAGTTGTTTTCTGCCGTTCTAAGTTCGTGGATCATGGTCAacatagccctaagatgttACTTCATTGTGTGGTCAGAGcacatcttataggagtcaaacctcatgatTAATCCACATAACCTCGTGGCTGAAGTTCTCCCAAACTTCATCTTTAAAACTTaccacatgctttgggcagtgttATAGGTTTTGAACTCACACATGAGAttattgtgcatgctgcttaacatgATTATGCACGCACACCGATTCTTCTTAGCCCATACAACACAGGCTAAATGATTTATCTTATGTTGGTCGAGTCCCCTTCCTCGGGTGtaagacatattggatctttcgatgccaaatgtcgtagttTTCCTCATCCaatttctcatttttgtttaaatcggcaactataTTCTTGGATGTCATTTCCTTACAATACGCAAAAAGTGGATATTACACACACCTAATAAATCTGCCGTGTCCatccaagttagaaaaaaataatacaaacatgtcgcaagatcgaaaaattgCTAAGGTTCATAATCATCTCTTACACCACAATGtccaattattaatttctaatctaatttttgagcaaatttaaaaaatatatgggaGTTCAAATCCACttgaatctcaaccatactcctaCTATCTcaagtagtcatctagccctagtcacatgtaaagacataacctactaaaaccGCAATAACCTTTTAGGCCAGTCTATAAGGACAGTTACTCAGACTACAACAACTTGTTGGGCCAGTTTATATGGATAACTACTTAGACTACGGCAACCTATTGAgtcagtctacaaagatggttctttTAAAACCGttacagtccatttttttttgttccatcaatgtatttacagttcttactggggccactgtagtcttttggctatacagtgcatttacagttcttactagGGCCACCGTAGTCTTTTGACTATATAGTGTATTTACAATTCTTATTGGGACCACTACAATTCTTTCAACCTATTATTACATTGATAATATTAATTATGACTACTTAGtggaaattttctattttatcactaaaagaaatcaaggttaatgtctaaacattcaaacctaacattcatagatgatataataatcacatatcaacatgttcaattcacacatacatgtaatcacatttaatataaaatattaaaaaaatcacgtgtaatataacattatagaataaaaaaataccatgAATATAACCATATCTTcaaatgtaatcacatttaatctaaaacattaaataaaagatcacatgtaatatgataataaagatatatataagcatatattaaatcatgccaaaaaaaaaaaaattaaaaaccctcACCTAAACCAAAGATAACTCACAACCTAGTGGTGTGCCCAGCTCCTTGGTTTAGTAGGTGGTCCTGGGTTCAAACCTAAATGtgtggcatttttttttcttattaaaaaatatgtgctTCAATAGTgttgggacaaaaaaaaaaaaaaacgtccatcccattttattttttattttttaaacaaatgggCCAAAAGGCCCAAGCTCAATCAAAAAATAAGCCCAGATGACTTAAAAACTTATCTTCTTCCTCAGatggctactgttcacgtgaacagtagtcCTTACATAGCAGGAACCCATCAACCACTAGAGACCACCGCAAGAAGCCTCAACCGCTTCCTCCGCCAAAAATTATTTACTCCAAGCATTCGGGTGGTGCCGCACCATCTCACTGGTGGGCGCAGCACCTCAGTGTGCTTACAGTGCCACCATGGTACGCGCAGCACCACGTGCGCTCTGCACTACTGCTGTTGCGCTACACCTTGCTTGGTGAACGCTGCACCAATGAGGTGAGCCCAGCACCTCGCGATGGTTCTCATAGCACCTTGTGGTGCTACAATACCTCGATGCCCTGCTGCACCAGTGTGCACGCAGCACCTTGCTGCCCATGGTggctcaaaaatattttaaaaaaactgtagCAGCACCACACCATTGTTGCGCACATTGAACGGCtttggattttagaaaatagaGGACAACAAAAAATGACACCATGATTTCATGCATacgcaaataaaaaaatataaaccagCAACAACTTAAAAATATGCTCGGATGTTAATGTTAGAAAGCACAATGGAAAATACTTCAAGCACAGTTTACTAagttgctccacaagtttatCCAGTTTAACAAACCTCAAGCGTATTCTCTTAGTAGTGAAGTGAACTACGTAGAATAGACTAGAGTAATACTCAACACATCCATGGCCTAAATACTATTTCTAGAGAgaacaaaatgagagagagcATTGTGTTTTCAGATGATGCAAAAAACTAATTGAGGGGATTACATATAGCCCACCccacacggctggccttaaaggcacATTCAATTGCTATTAAAATGGTAATAACGCATGGCCTTTAATtacaagcaaataacataaagTCATGCATTACACATAGGAGATGATGGGGTCAGctccacgtgggcgcccctccatttACCACTTTAATATCATATCTATCTCTCTTCAAATTCTTTGATTCAATTGAacagaaaatttataaaaattgtaattcaTTTTATCCGCATGTCAATTTTAGTCATGCAGCAAAGATTCCCAATTAGGAATTTTGGCCAACTAATCCACTTATAGGATAGATATTTCCTAAAGTTCAAGAATGGGAGAGATATACGCAAGACATTCAAATCACtcttagatttttatttttcttcgaattctaaaaagaaaaatgttacttaCAGTTATAAGATGTGTAAATTTTACAcagtctctttaaaaaaaattgataaatgaaactcaagtgaaaaaattattatttttttaatagtagatcatattttttttcaaatagaaaggCAGAACTTTCACATTCTAAGCCCCGATTTGATACAAAAGTCcattcaactcatatcatctaatcattataatttttttaaaattttacataaaatataataaacaattcaattttttaaaatctcaaaataataataatattaaaaaataatattctaacaatattttacttaacttcaactttcatctcaactcatttcatctcatcttatttacaaaaacaaacgatGTCTCTCAAATGTTAGTTGTAGAGAAAATTGGCGTACACTCCACAACAAGAAACACtcgctctctttctctttagagcattggcaatggcttatgtattttcatattcatcttcatatttacataatatctcTCTAAATtggtctacattggattatacattttcaaaattttgcataGCTATGAACAATGTTTCTTTACtctccaaacattatttttctgtttttctctctcatacccattaaaatcaactttgtgaaatttgtattaagttgatgatacaaagtgtttttttaatacatattaatatttattgataaaattgctcattttgatatatgaaattagtaatatttagatatatggaaTTGATATTTTTGAGCACATtgtgctaattgtaaaatatataaaaataataatttaaaaaactaataaaaataatgaataataatatttttttattatttggttaaaaaatacataatctgatgtgaatttttttttttatatatgcaaaatcaatttttaaaatatattattttgaagatgcgaacaatgctaatgctcttatgtttatgagaaagtctactttgtCTCTCTAACTTGACACCTCCATTTGACCGcaggtcaaattttttttttttttttttacttaataattaaggaaatgattttaagtatattggtgtattttttttattttttaaatgtatttaaatatattaaaaaaatataaaaagaaaaaaaaaaaaatttacgctggCGTACCAAAatggcggcatagtagccgcaccctatGTTTATTGGATAGTTTTTCCTTGTAGAATCTAAGTATTGAGCGAATCATCTCGAAGGACAACCTAATTTGTAAAGCTGATCGAGGAGTTCCTGTAAAAAAATCATGGTATTGTGTATTCACTGTTACTTCTAATAATTGCACATTCCACCTACAATCCTGCTTTTCTGATCACTGTATCATAAGGAGACAAAAAGGGGGACCTCGTATtccaattttttcaactttcttcaCAACTTTCAACTCAGATTTTGACCATACGACTCTTTGTAGGATAGCTGGAAACTTTGATCGGTGACTAGAGATGCATATATGTGGCTATCATCTGTAAAAATGTGCTTGGATCCTCCATTCTGATGAACTGATCATGATCAAGACTTGAAAAGTTTCAAGATGCAACCCACATTCTAGAAATGAAGAATGAAGAATGAAGATTACTACTTGAATTGTTTCCCTTCAAATGTCTGTCCGAACTGCCAATTTGCTGGAGCAACAGCATAGGATGCGAGTGTTCTTCCGCTGCTGGCGGTCACCTCAAAAGATATAGGCTGTCCTTTGAGATTGATATTGCATTGCCAGTTTTGTCCCCAATTTCTTCCCATAGGTATCCATCCCGTTCTTGATCCCTTCACTTTCACAGCAACAACTTCACCATCCAAACCTACATTGGTGACAAGAACTTGAAAGAAGCGTGAATTTCCACTGAGACTGAATCTCAGCCCACCCCTTCTTTCACACTTCACCCTACACAAATTAAGTTCGACACAAAcaatgtttatgtttaattaCCTTATTTGCAAGATATATATACCCACAAATGAAGAATCTTTTATGAGTTACCTCCTGTACTGCACTGGAACTTTATCAGCTTTTCTCTCTGCAATTTCAGCAAATGCAGCCTCCGACATTTCAAAGTGTTGTTTGGGGAAATTGCACCAGCCACCATAATCGGCTGAGAGCCCGTAATTGGGAGGGCAGAAATCTGTAGCAGTGAGAATAACAGATGGGCTTCCCTGCAAGCACCACAATATGTGGTCAACACATCTCAGCTCATAGCAAGCCCCACAAGAACTCCCCCTGTTGAACAATATGGTACTCAGGCCAGCACTGTGCTTCCCATAACTCGTCTTGTGGAGGTCTCCATAACCACAAGCTCCTTCTGCAACATCATTAAAATGGTAAACCCTCGATCGCTTTGCTAGTaaagtttgaatcttttgtAAACGTGCAGCATCGATGTTGGTAAAGATAGTAATTAACTCGAGAAactctgaaaaataaaagaagaatgaaagagAAACTACCCGTAAAGATCGACCCGTCTGTTTCTTTGGAGTATGTTGCAGTAGCAGTCTTCCATTCATCATCCTCGGCTGCAGTAACGTCGCGTGCTTTCAATAGAATCAAGAAGAAAACTGTGGCTTGAAGAGCACCCATTTAAGATGATTAGGCCCAGGGATCGAAGCTGagtgttctttttcttttggggcTTGTACCCGAACCCAAGGGTGAAGAAAGCACCTCCCTTTTCCTTTTGTAGAGAATGATGACCCTAATCTCGTGCactgaaggatttttttttttttttaatacaattatacaaggTGGTAAGGTTTCGAACCCATCCAGTACCGGATCATACACAATCAGACTCTTGGCCTAggaaacattgaaaaagaaaaagaaaactttggCAAAGAGCCTGAGTCCTTGGTTCACATCG from Juglans microcarpa x Juglans regia isolate MS1-56 chromosome 3S, Jm3101_v1.0, whole genome shotgun sequence encodes:
- the LOC121257468 gene encoding expansin-A20-like, whose amino-acid sequence is MGALQATVFFLILLKARDVTAAEDDEWKTATATYSKETDGSIFTEGACGYGDLHKTSYGKHSAGLSTILFNRGSSCGACYELRCVDHILWCLQGSPSVILTATDFCPPNYGLSADYGGWCNFPKQHFEMSEAAFAEIAERKADKVPVQYRRVKCERRGGLRFSLSGNSRFFQVLVTNVGLDGEVVAVKVKGSRTGWIPMGRNWGQNWQCNINLKGQPISFEVTASSGRTLASYAVAPANWQFGQTFEGKQFK